A single region of the Amphiprion ocellaris isolate individual 3 ecotype Okinawa chromosome 4, ASM2253959v1, whole genome shotgun sequence genome encodes:
- the eri2 gene encoding ERI1 exoribonuclease 2, giving the protein MSTKKLAKELGLLRQRSQSSSGSKKSTVSNQIFSYLVVIDFESTCWREKNNYSQEIIEFPAVLLNTATGQVESEFHTYVQPQEHPILSEFCTELTGITQTQVEAGIPLQICLSRFTRWLQNLQLEMEVVFSNKQQRCSAPLPSQKLCTFLTWSDWDLGVCLQYECKRKQLHKPDVLNSWIDLRSTYRLFYARKPKGLNGALQDLGIQFSGREHSGLDDARNTAQLAARMMRDGCVMKITRSLERTSLIVKPMFGNTACPANKKTENRNNNKKENTLTASRPSSSKIPLKAAQKQPCSEIITRNVDIKENSNSVQQSVQTCQSLISPKTLLNGAMTPLWGNSRRSVTAEAAASRSSSVMINCTSPRNNNTSLVLCSTTMNCFSHLPQPNQESKTGATPGLVEEEGGAELSVETEERCGSYDDVVLDGDECISETDRECDTEYISDFDSGCYEWEETDNSLSPGGQCTFNIRETMSAGNSKVQKITSDSSTTSNSTKTLRSHITVSNSLNEVVQHSTSSMSDSYFAVPKTVTWRKPNQCKTGLRTSLQLQETSDGKTDKSSLIRPKPFVPEKTSTPNTSFARPKPVITQHTKHKETHKPSFTIYTEPVKQTAAPPGGALYIPMYVLSSLSTNTLSSCTNPSSTSVKGAHKITSPLCACGRRAKRQVVSNGGPNHGRGFYCCPVRRSGSGGRVKKGCEFFKWESALMKNSSVVAPAVGSSVSLCQMNSTLTHRPPHRSLVRKSY; this is encoded by the exons ATGTCTACAAAGAAACTGGCAAA GGAATTAGGATTATTGAGGCAGCGGAGTCAGTCCTCCTCTGGGTCAAAGAAATCTACAGTTTCAA ATCAAATATTTTCATATCTCGTTGTGATTGACTTTGAGTCCACTTGCTGGAGAGAAAAGAACAACTACAGTCAGGAAATTA TTGAATTTCCTGCTGTTCTGTTGAACACAGCCACAGGACAGGTCGAGTCTGAGTTTCACACTTATGTTCAACCCCAAGAACATCCCATACTGTCCGAGTTCTGCACTGAGCTGACCGGGAttacacag ACACAGGTTGAGGCAGGGATCCCCCTTCAGATCTGTCTCTCTCGGTTCACCCGCTGGCTGCAAAACCTTCAGCTCGAGATGGAAGTGGTCTTTTCCAACAAACAGCAGAGATGTTCTGCCCCTTTGCCTTCTCAGAAACTGTGTACTTTCCTCACATGGTCAG ACTGGGATCTTGGAGTTTGTTTGCAGTATGAATGTAAACGCAAACAGCTTCATAAACCTGATGTTCTCAACAGCTGGATAGACCTGAGGAGCACATACAGG CTGTTTTATGCCAGGAAACCCAAAGGCCTGAACGGGGCACTTCAAGATCTAGGGATACAGTTTTCCGGGAGAGAACATTCTG GTTTGGATGACGCCCGAAATACAGCTCAGCTGGCAGCAAGAATGATGAGAGATGGCTGTGTAATGAAGATCACCAGGAGCTTGGAGAGG ACCTCTTTGATAGTCAAACCCATGTTTGGAAACACTGCCTGTCCtgcaaacaaaaagacagaaaacaggaacaacaataaaaaggaaaatactCTCACTGCAAGCAGACCCTCATCATCCAAAATTCCTCTAAAGGCTGCTCAAAAACAGCCTTGTTCAGAGATCATCACTAGGAATGTGGACATAAAGGAAAACTCAAATTCAGTTCAACAATCTGTTCAAACCTGTCAAAGCCTGATCTCACCTAAGACACTACTCAATGGTGCGATGACCCCTTTATGGGGAAACAGCAGGAGGTCAGTTACAGCAGAGGCTGCAGCTAGCCGTTCCTCCTCAGTTATGATCAACTGTACTTCACCACGCAATAACAATACCAGCCTGGTTCTGTGTTCTACTACCATGAACTGCTTTTCACACCTACCTCAGCCAAACCAGGAATCAAAAACAGGAGCAACACCAGgactggtggaggaggagggaggtgcaGAACTTTCAGTGGAAACAGAGGAGAGATGTGGTTCTTATGACGATGTGGTGCTAGATGGTGATGAATGTATTagtgaaacagacagagaaTGTGATACTGAGTACATATCAGACTTTGACAGTGGATGTTATGAGTGGGAAGAGACAGATAATTCACTTTCACCTGGAGGTCAGTGCACATTTAATATAAGAGAAACAATGAGTGCTGGAAACTCCAAAGTGCAAAAGATAACTAGTGATTCATCAACAACCTCTAACTCGACAAAGACATTAAGATCCCATATTACAGTCTCTAATAGCTTAAATGAAGTGGTGCAGCATTCAACATCCTCCATGTCGGATAGTTATTTTGCTGTGCCTAAAACTGTGACCTGGAGAAAACCAAATCAGTGCAAAACAGGACTTAGAACCTCTCTACAACTTCAGGAAACATCCGATGGGAAAACAGACAAGTCTTCTCTAATCAGACCAAAGCCCTTTGTTCCAGAAAAGACCTCCACCCCCAATACCTCCTTTGCCAGGCCCAAACCTGTCATCAcccaacacacaaaacacaaggaGACCCACAAGCCATCCTTTACCATCTACACTGAACCAGTAAAACAGACTGCAGCGCCCCCCGGTGGTGCTCTGTACATCCCCATGTATGTCCTCTCCTCTTTGTCAACCAACACACTCTCCTCCTGTACCAATCCTTCCTCCACTTCAGTGAAAGGAGCACACAAGATCACTTCCCCTCTGTGTGCATGTGGTCGTCGTGCAAAGCGACAGGTTGTGTCCAACGGCGGTCCAAACCACGGCCGAGGGTTCTATTGCTGTCCAGTACGACGCTCGGGCAGTGGAGGCAGGGTGAAGAAAGGGTGTGAGTTTTTTAAATGGGAGTCGGCTCTGATGAAGAACAGTTCAGTGGTCGCTCCTGCTGTCGGTTCTTCTGTTTCACTCTGTCAGATGAACTCTACCCTCACACATCGTCCACCACACAGGTCATTGGTAAGAAAAAGCTATTAG
- the thumpd1 gene encoding THUMP domain-containing protein 1 has translation MSAAQNESRKRSKKRYGAGHHSKRWKGSRELEVGMEGILITCNMNERKCTAEAFNLLSEYAEQLYGPEKLQENAGSSSDEEEAEEEDVDVALKKEVAQLQASGTKQERRFQALDSGANNVIFIRTQNLESDKLVHHILSDLHMTKKKKSRVILRMLPVTGTCKAFQEDMVKYLTTFLEPWFKTPNCATYQIAFKARNSSHNKRDEIIKSIAGLVGKLNPKNKVDLTNPELTIIVEVIKAVCCISVVKDYTLYRKYNVQEVVKEDVPKPDGTAAKIDSNTTEKKEKQDARETDKEKKKGEDNEDKNESEDKKEADNGEGGGE, from the exons ATGTCAGCCGCGCAGAACGAGTCCAGGAAGCGGAGCAAGAAGCGCTATGGGGCCGGTCACCACAGCAAGAGGTGGAAGGGCTCCCGGGAGCTGGAGGTGGGCATGGAGGGGATCCTCATCACATGCAACATGAACGAGAGAAAGTGCACCGCCGAGGCCTTCAATCTGCTCAGTGAATACGCAGAGCAGCTGTACGGGCCTGAGAAG ctgcaggaaaatgcTGGTAGCAGCAGTGACGaagaggaggctgaggaggaaGATGTTGATGTTGCACTGAAGAAAGAAGTGGCACAGCTGCAGGCATCTGGAACTAAACAGGAGAGACGCTTCCAGGCTCTCGATAGCGGAGCAAACAACGTCATCTTCATCCGAACTCAGAATCTAG aATCTGACAAACTGGTTCATCACATCCTGTCTGATCTTCACATgaccaagaagaagaagtcacGCGTGATCCTCCGAATGCTGCCG GTGACTGGAACATGCAAGGCCTTCCAGGAAGACATGGTGAAATACCTGACCACATTCCTGGAGCCTTGGTTCAAAACCCCAAACTGTGCTACCTACCAGATCGCTTTCAAGGCTCGCAACAGCAGCCACAACAAGAGGGATGAAATCATCAAATCTATTGCAG GTCTTGTGGGGAAGttaaacccaaaaaacaaagtgGATTTGACTAATCCTGAACTGACGATCATTGTGGAGGTCATCAAGGCCGTGTGTTGCATCAGTGTGGTAAAAGACTATACACTGTATAGAAAGTACAACGTACAGGAAGTAGTGAAAGAGGACGTACCCAAGCCTGATGGGACCGCAGCAAAAATAGATTCAAACACAACcgagaagaaggagaaacaaGATGCAAGGGAGAcggacaaagaaaagaagaaaggtGAAGACAACgaggacaaaaatgagtcagAGGACAAGAAGGAGGCTGATAATGGTGAAGGTGGGGGGGAGTAA